In Arthrobacter sp. UKPF54-2, the following are encoded in one genomic region:
- a CDS encoding FadR/GntR family transcriptional regulator: MLLTPQGASRSLAAVFTPIRSRGLVDEVCSRIEQAVETGLLTSGQRLPNETELAAALGVSAVTAREALSQLRTSGIIRTARGRSGGSFIADDVLPSRDRALEQLRQLTRLQISDLGLHYQAIAAACAGVAARRSDAADMATLRSFIPTAEADPLHWRLAVSEFLLEVAAIARSARLARELIRLQADLGPLTMLPCADPAYRRTTAGLLDDIAAAVEGRQSSTAEVAVKALVAATTDWLLNEQSKRYH, translated from the coding sequence ATGCTGCTGACACCGCAGGGCGCCTCCCGCAGCCTGGCGGCCGTGTTCACTCCGATCAGGTCCCGCGGCCTGGTGGACGAGGTGTGCAGCCGGATCGAGCAGGCGGTGGAAACCGGGCTGCTCACCAGCGGCCAGCGCCTGCCCAATGAGACGGAGCTCGCCGCCGCACTCGGGGTCTCCGCCGTGACGGCCCGCGAAGCCCTGTCGCAGCTGCGGACCTCGGGCATTATCCGCACAGCCCGCGGTCGCAGCGGTGGCAGCTTCATTGCCGACGACGTCCTGCCGTCACGGGACCGCGCTCTGGAGCAGTTGCGGCAGCTGACCCGGCTCCAGATCAGCGACCTGGGGCTGCATTACCAGGCCATTGCTGCCGCGTGCGCCGGCGTCGCGGCCCGGCGCTCTGACGCCGCGGACATGGCAACGCTGCGTTCCTTCATTCCCACGGCGGAGGCGGATCCGTTGCACTGGCGGCTGGCCGTCTCCGAGTTCCTGCTCGAAGTAGCCGCGATCGCCCGCTCGGCCCGGCTCGCCCGGGAGCTGATCCGGCTGCAGGCGGACCTGGGTCCCCTCACCATGCTGCCCTGCGCCGACCCCGCCTATCGGCGGACCACCGCCGGACTGTTGGATGACATCGCGGCCGCCGTCGAGGGCCGCCAGTCGTCCACCGCCGAAGTAGCCGTGAAAGCCCTAGTCGCCGCGACCACGGATTGGCTGCTGAACGAACAATCCAAGCGCTACCACTGA
- a CDS encoding ABC transporter ATP-binding protein has protein sequence MTEMLATGRPTERGAVPAIRLRKLTKVFGDTVAVNAVDLDIRQGEFFSMLGPSGSGKTTVLRLIAGFELPTSGSVELEGKDVTGLAPFERDLNTVFQDYALFPHMSLIDNVAYGLRVRGMARRERHERAREALERVQLGKFVGRKPAQLSGGQRQRVALARALVVQPKVLLLDEPLGALDLKLRQQMQVELKELQRSLGITFIFVTHDQEEALTMSDRIGVFNNGSLEQIGTAHEIYERPVGAFVANFVGTSNIFDAALAQKLYGRAEQVCIRPERLRLSWTGAPEPRAGVTSLPGTVSSLVYVGHATQVRVQLDDGPAVVVLVPEALPGGDWELPGRHVNVSWDDDAAVWLRSPAP, from the coding sequence ATGACCGAGATGCTCGCGACAGGCCGGCCGACGGAAAGGGGCGCGGTTCCCGCGATCCGGCTGCGGAAACTCACCAAAGTTTTCGGTGACACCGTGGCCGTCAACGCCGTGGACCTGGACATCCGCCAGGGCGAGTTCTTCTCCATGCTCGGCCCCTCTGGATCGGGGAAGACCACGGTCCTGCGCCTGATCGCAGGCTTCGAATTACCCACCTCTGGAAGCGTTGAACTCGAGGGCAAAGACGTCACAGGCCTGGCGCCCTTCGAACGGGACCTCAATACCGTTTTCCAGGACTATGCGCTGTTCCCGCACATGTCCCTCATCGACAACGTCGCGTATGGGCTGCGGGTGCGGGGGATGGCCCGGAGGGAGCGCCACGAGCGGGCCCGTGAAGCCCTGGAGCGCGTGCAGCTCGGAAAATTCGTCGGGCGCAAGCCTGCCCAGCTCTCCGGCGGCCAGCGCCAGCGGGTGGCTCTTGCCCGCGCCCTGGTGGTGCAGCCCAAGGTCCTGCTGTTGGACGAACCACTCGGTGCGCTGGACCTGAAACTCCGGCAGCAGATGCAAGTGGAACTGAAGGAACTGCAGCGTTCCCTGGGTATCACCTTCATCTTTGTCACCCATGACCAGGAGGAGGCGCTGACCATGAGTGACCGGATCGGAGTCTTCAACAACGGCAGCCTGGAACAGATCGGCACCGCCCACGAGATCTACGAGCGACCCGTCGGCGCGTTCGTGGCCAACTTTGTCGGGACCTCTAACATCTTCGACGCCGCCCTCGCCCAGAAACTCTACGGCCGTGCGGAGCAGGTCTGCATCAGGCCCGAACGGTTGCGCCTGTCCTGGACCGGGGCGCCGGAACCGCGCGCCGGCGTCACCTCCCTGCCCGGAACCGTCTCCTCACTCGTCTACGTGGGGCATGCCACCCAGGTGCGGGTACAACTCGACGACGGTCCCGCCGTCGTGGTGCTGGTTCCGGAGGCACTCCCCGGCGGCGACTGGGAGCTCCCGGGCCGGCACGTCAACGTGAGCTGGGACGACGACGCCGCCGTCTGGCTGCGGTCCCCGGCTCCTTAA
- a CDS encoding ABC transporter substrate-binding protein yields MASRNRATLVVGLAAAAALALAGCGTSGGGSASPSAQATKTEIGPGEGQLSILGWPGYVEDGSNDPAVDWVHPFEQETQCKVSFKPFGTSDEAVTLMRTGQYDVVSASGDASLRLIAGQDVQPVNMSLLKNYPDVYPFLKDKAWNTVNGTNYGMPHGWGANLLMYSTDKVTPAPTSWSAVFDDAAKNTGKVTAYDSPIYIADAAVYLMAHKPELGIKNPYALDKDQLAASVNLLKEQRKHIGEYWSDVVKEVQAFASGSTVVGTTWQVGANIAAADGAKVATLLPTEGATGWSDTWMIGSKTKNPNCAYKWLDYIASPKANAAVAEYFGESPANPKACELTKDKAHCETYHSGDEAYAKQIWYWTTPVAACLDGRKDVKCTDYSEWTKAWTEIKG; encoded by the coding sequence ATGGCATCACGGAACAGGGCCACCCTCGTGGTCGGGTTGGCCGCGGCGGCAGCCCTCGCGCTGGCGGGCTGTGGCACCAGCGGCGGGGGATCGGCGTCGCCGTCCGCTCAGGCGACCAAAACGGAGATCGGCCCGGGCGAAGGGCAACTGTCCATCCTTGGGTGGCCAGGATATGTCGAAGACGGCAGCAACGACCCGGCGGTGGACTGGGTTCATCCGTTCGAACAAGAGACCCAGTGCAAGGTCAGCTTCAAGCCGTTCGGCACCTCCGATGAAGCTGTGACGCTTATGCGCACCGGACAGTACGACGTCGTTTCGGCGTCCGGGGATGCCTCGCTGCGCCTGATCGCCGGCCAGGACGTCCAGCCGGTCAACATGAGCCTGCTGAAGAACTACCCCGATGTCTACCCGTTCCTAAAAGACAAGGCCTGGAACACCGTCAACGGCACAAACTACGGCATGCCCCACGGCTGGGGCGCCAACCTGCTGATGTACAGCACAGACAAAGTCACCCCGGCGCCCACCTCCTGGAGCGCGGTATTCGACGACGCCGCCAAGAACACCGGGAAGGTCACCGCCTACGATTCGCCGATCTACATCGCCGACGCCGCCGTGTACCTGATGGCCCACAAACCGGAGCTGGGAATCAAGAACCCGTATGCGCTGGATAAGGACCAGCTTGCCGCCTCCGTCAACCTCCTGAAGGAGCAGCGCAAGCACATCGGCGAGTACTGGAGCGACGTCGTCAAGGAGGTCCAGGCCTTCGCCAGTGGAAGCACTGTCGTCGGCACTACCTGGCAGGTGGGGGCCAACATCGCAGCTGCCGATGGCGCCAAGGTCGCGACCCTCCTGCCGACAGAGGGCGCCACCGGGTGGTCGGACACCTGGATGATCGGGTCCAAGACCAAGAACCCGAACTGTGCCTACAAGTGGCTTGACTACATCGCCAGCCCCAAAGCCAACGCGGCAGTTGCGGAGTACTTCGGCGAATCGCCGGCCAACCCCAAGGCCTGCGAACTCACCAAGGACAAAGCGCACTGCGAGACCTACCATTCCGGTGACGAGGCCTACGCGAAGCAGATCTGGTACTGGACCACCCCGGTGGCCGCCTGCCTGGACGGCCGCAAGGACGTCAAGTGCACGGACTACTCGGAGTGGACGAAGGCCTGGACCGAAATCAAGGGCTGA
- a CDS encoding ABC transporter permease — MALQSQQPAPGAPSVASAVPRPKANKVSALLHRSPRLRLAGLITAPAGWLVLVYIAALAALLITAFWTVDTFTGKVSTAWTTDNLVTVVTDPVYQRITLRTLWIAFAVTVIDLILALPMAFFIAKVASARWQKLLVVAVLMPLWASYLVKAYAWRNVLADGGLLEWLGAPLGLQSPGYSETAVILTLSYIWLPFMILPIYAGFDRVPDSLLEASSDLGAKPLATVRLVVFPLLVPSIIAGTIFTFSLSLGDYITAQIVGGTTQMLGTVVYANVGAANNLPFAAAVSLVPIAIITLYLFIVRRTGALNSL; from the coding sequence ATGGCGCTCCAGTCGCAGCAGCCGGCCCCGGGGGCTCCTTCGGTCGCTTCCGCCGTGCCCCGGCCGAAGGCCAACAAGGTCTCGGCGCTGCTCCACCGCTCGCCAAGGCTGCGGCTGGCCGGGCTCATCACGGCCCCCGCCGGCTGGCTGGTGCTGGTCTACATCGCCGCCCTGGCCGCGCTGCTGATTACCGCGTTCTGGACCGTGGACACCTTCACCGGCAAGGTGTCCACGGCGTGGACGACCGACAACCTGGTCACGGTCGTGACCGATCCCGTCTACCAGCGCATCACGCTGCGGACGCTCTGGATCGCGTTCGCCGTCACCGTGATCGACCTGATCCTTGCGCTGCCGATGGCGTTCTTCATCGCCAAGGTGGCCAGCGCCCGCTGGCAGAAGCTGCTGGTGGTGGCCGTGCTGATGCCGCTCTGGGCGAGCTATCTGGTGAAGGCGTACGCCTGGCGGAACGTGCTCGCCGATGGCGGCCTGCTCGAATGGCTGGGGGCGCCACTCGGGCTGCAATCGCCGGGTTACAGCGAAACGGCCGTGATCCTGACGCTGTCCTATATTTGGCTGCCGTTTATGATCCTGCCGATCTACGCAGGGTTTGACCGGGTCCCCGATTCGCTCCTGGAAGCCTCCAGCGACCTCGGCGCGAAACCCCTGGCAACCGTGCGCCTGGTCGTGTTCCCGCTGCTGGTCCCCTCCATCATTGCCGGAACGATCTTCACGTTCTCGCTCTCCCTGGGGGACTACATCACGGCCCAGATCGTGGGGGGCACCACCCAGATGCTGGGCACCGTGGTCTACGCCAATGTTGGAGCCGCAAACAACTTGCCGTTCGCCGCCGCCGTCTCGCTGGTACCCATCGCGATCATCACGCTCTACCTTTTCATCGTCCGCCGGACCGGCGCCCTCAACAGCCTCTGA